A genomic window from Zootoca vivipara chromosome Z, rZooViv1.1, whole genome shotgun sequence includes:
- the LRRC8A gene encoding volume-regulated anion channel subunit LRRC8A: protein MIPVTELRYFADTQPAYRILKPWWDVFTDYISIVMLMIAVFGGTLQVTQDKMICLPCKWVTKDACNDSSRDWPTASLDTSYFNSSLVAAMEPGPTGIKYELDRHQYNYVDAVCYENCLHWFAKYFPYLVLMHTLIFLACSNFWFKFPRTSSKLEHFVSILLKCFDSPWTTRALSETVVEESDPKPTFGKMNGSMDKKSSTVSEDVEATAPMLQRTKSRIEQGIVDRTENGVLDKKEGEQAKALFEKVKKFRTHVEEGDIVYRLYMRQTIIKVIKFILIICYTVYYVSNIAFDVDCKVDIESLTGYRMYRCAHPLATLFKILASFYISLVIFYGLICMYTLWWMLRRSLKKYSFESIREESSYSDIPDVKNDFAFMLHLIDQYDPLYSKRFAVFLSEVSENKLRQLNLNNEWTLEKLRQRITKNSQEKLELHLFMLSGIPDTVFDLLELEVLKLELIPDVTIPPSIAQLTSLKELWLYHTAAKIEAPALAFLRENLKSLHIKFTDIKEIPLWIYSLKTLEELHLTGNLSAENNRYIVIDGLRELKRLKVLRLKSNLTKLPQVVTDVGVHLQKLSINNEGTKLIVLNSLKKMVNLTELELIRCDLERIPHSIFSLQNLQEIDLKDNNLKTVEEIISFQHLHRLTCLKLWYNHIAYIPMQIGNLTNLERLYLNRNKIEKIPTQLFYCRKLRYLDLSHNLLTSIPADIRLLQNLQNLAVTANRIENLPAELFQCRKLRTLNLGNNVLQSLPSRVGELTKLSQIELRGNRLECLPVELGDCPLLKRSGLVVEEDLLNTLPLEVKERLWRADKEQA from the exons ATGATTCCGGTCACAGAATTGCGCTACTTTGCCGATACCCAGCCGGCGTACCGCATCCTAAAGCCGTGGTGGGACGTTTTTACAGACTATATCTCCATTGTGATGCTGATGATTGCGGTATTTGGTGGGACGCTGCAAGTCACCCAGGACAAAATGATTTGCTTGCCTTGCAAATGGGTCACCAAAGACGCTTGCAACGATTCCTCCAGGGACTGGCCAACTGCAAGCCTGGACACGAGTTATTTTAACTCCTCTTTAGTGGCAGCCATGGAGCCAGGGCCAACAGGGATCAAATACGAACTCGACAGGCACCAGTACAATTACGTGGATGCTGTGTGCTATGAAAACTGCCTTCATTGGTTTGCCAAGTATTTTCCCTACTTGGTGCTAATGCATACACTGATCTTCTTGGCCTGCAGTAACTTCTGGTTCAAGTTCCCACGGACCAGCTCTAAGTTGGAGCATTTTGTCTCCATCCTACTCAAGTGTTTCGACTCCCCATGGACTACAAGGGCCCTCTCTGAGACAGTGGTGGAGGAGAGTGACCCAAAGCCCACCTTTGGGAAGATGAATGGCTCCATGGACAAGAAGTCCTCCACAGTTAGTGAGGATGTGGAGGCCACGGCCCCGATGCTACAGCGGACAAAATCTCGGATCGAGCAAGGAATTGTGGACCGGACGGAGAACGGCGTCCTGGACAAGAAGGAAGGCGAGCAAGCCAAGGCACTCTTTGAGAAGGTCAAGAAGTTCCGGACACATGTGGAGGAAGGAGACATTGTCTACCGCCTCTACATGAGGCAAACCATCATCAAGGTGATCAAGTTCATCCTCATAATTTGCTACACCGTCTATTACGTCAGCAACATCGCCTTTGATGTGGACTGTAAGGTGGACATTGAGAGCCTGACAGGCTACCGCATGTACCGTTGTGCTCATCCTCTTGCCACCCTCTTCAAAATCCTGGCGTCTTTCTACATCAGCTTAGTGATCTTCTATGGCTTGATCTGCATGTACACCCTCTGGTGGATGCTCCGGCGGTCCCTCAAGAAGTACTCCTTTGAGTCCATCCGGGAGGAGAGCAGCTACAGCGACATCCCTGATGTAAAAAATGACTTTGCCTTCATGCTACACCTCATCGACCAGTATGACCCCCTCTACTCCAAACGATTTGCTGTCTTCCTCTCCGAAGTGAGTGAGAACAAACTCCGGCAACTGAACCTCAACAATGAATGGACGTTGGAGAAGCTGCGCCAGAGGATCACCAAAAACTCCCAGGAGAAGCTAGAGTTGCACCTCTTCATGCTCAGTGGCATCCCAGACACTGTCTTTGACCTCCTTGAACTGGAGGTTCTGAAGCTAGAACTCATCCCTGATGTCACCATCCCACCAAGCATTGCTCAGCTCACCAGTCTCAAGGAACTGTGGCTGTACCATACAGCGGCCAAGATAGAGGCCCCAGCCCTCGCCTTCTTGAGGGAGAACTTGAAATCTTTGCACATCAAGTTCACGGACATCAAGGAGATCCCTCTTTGGATTTACAGCTTGAAGACTCTTGAAGAACTCCACCTGACCGGGAACTTAAGTGCTGAGAACAACCGGTACATTGTAATTGATGGCTTGAGGGAGTTGAAGAGGCTCAAGGTCCTGAGGCTGAAGAGCAATCTGACAAAGCTTCCCCAGGTGGTGACAGACGTTGGGGTGCACCTCCAGAAGCTCTCCATCAACAACGAGGGCACCAAGCTCATTGTCCTCAATAGCCTCAAGAAGATGGTTAACCTAACAGAGCTGGAGCTGATCCGCTGCGACTTGGAGCGCATCCCCCACTCCATCTTTAGCCTCCAGAACCTCCAGGAGATCGACCTCAAGGACAACAACCTCAAAACCGTTGAGGAAATCATTAGCTTCCAGCACTTGCACCGCCTCACTTGCCTTAAGCTGTGGTACAACCACATTGCCTACATCCCCATGCAGATCGGCAACCTCACCAACCTGGAGCGCCTTTACCTGAACCGCAACAAGATTGAGAAGATCCCCACCCAGCTCTTCTACTGCCGGAAGCTTCGGTATTTGGATCTCAGCCACAACCTCTTGACTTCGATACCAGCAGACATCAGGCTGTTGCAGAATCTGCAGAACCTGGCTGTCACAGCCAACAGG ATTGAGAACCTCCCAGCAGAGCTCTTCCAGTGCAGGAAGCTTCGGACTTTGAACCTGGGCAACAACGTCCTGCAGTCGCTGCCTTCCCGAGTGGGTGAGCTGACGAAGCTGTCTCAGATTGAACTGCGGGGGAACCGCCTGGAGTGCCTGCCGGTGGAGCTGGGCGATTGCCCCTTGCTGAAGCGCAGCGggctggtggtggaggaggaccTCCTTAACACTTTGCCACTGGAAGTCAAGGAACGGCTATGGAGGGCTGACAAGGAGCAAGCCTGA